From the Conger conger chromosome 14, fConCon1.1, whole genome shotgun sequence genome, one window contains:
- the LOC133109679 gene encoding nascent polypeptide-associated complex subunit alpha-like isoform X1 → MSLIMPSEATEIVPALEQDVQQQTEIGSGSESDSDESLPDVEDPDLTQTLHSQVQPLAGAIHQPLSARLDQEPVSKAKQSRSEKKARKAMSKLGLRQVAGVTRVTIRKSKSILFVIAKPDIYKSPASETYIVFGEAKIEDLSQQAQLAAAEKFKVQGEVMSNLQEHTETPTVHEESEDEEVDEAGVEQKDIELVMSQANVSRPKAVRALKNNNNDIVNAIMELTM, encoded by the exons ATGAG CCTAATAATGCCAAGTGAAGCGACAGAGATAGTTCCGGCTTTGGAACAGGACGTTCAGCAACAAACTGAGATTG GGTCTGGCTCTGAGTCGGACAGTGATGAATCACTACCAGACGTGGAGGACCcagacctcacacagacactgcactcACAAGTGCAACCACTGGCAGGCGCCATACACCAACCG CTTTCAGCGAGATTGGACCAGGAGCCCGTCAGCAAAGCCAAGCAAAGCCGAAGTGAAAAGAAGGCACGGAAA GCCATGTCCAAGCTGGGGCTGAGGCAGGTGGCTGGTGTTACCAGAGTAACCATCCGGAAATCCAAGAGCATCCTGTTTGTGATCGCCAAGCCAGACATCTACAAGAGCCCTGCGTCAGAGACGTACATTGTCTTTGGAGAAGCCAAG ATTGAAGATCTTTCCCAGCAGGCTCAGTTGGCCGCTGCTGAGAAGTTTAAGGTTCAAGGAGAGGTGATGTCGAACCTGcaggagcacacagagacacccacAGTGCATGAGGAGAGTGAGGACGAGGAG GTTGACGAAGCTGGTGTGGAGCAGAAGGACATTGagctggtgatgtcacaggccAATGTCTCACGGCCGAAGGCTGTGCGTGCTCTCAAGAACAACAATAATGACATTGTCAACGCCATCATG GAATTGACGATGTAG
- the LOC133109679 gene encoding nascent polypeptide-associated complex subunit alpha-like isoform X2 has translation MPSEATEIVPALEQDVQQQTEIGSGSESDSDESLPDVEDPDLTQTLHSQVQPLAGAIHQPLSARLDQEPVSKAKQSRSEKKARKAMSKLGLRQVAGVTRVTIRKSKSILFVIAKPDIYKSPASETYIVFGEAKIEDLSQQAQLAAAEKFKVQGEVMSNLQEHTETPTVHEESEDEEVDEAGVEQKDIELVMSQANVSRPKAVRALKNNNNDIVNAIMELTM, from the exons ATGCCAAGTGAAGCGACAGAGATAGTTCCGGCTTTGGAACAGGACGTTCAGCAACAAACTGAGATTG GGTCTGGCTCTGAGTCGGACAGTGATGAATCACTACCAGACGTGGAGGACCcagacctcacacagacactgcactcACAAGTGCAACCACTGGCAGGCGCCATACACCAACCG CTTTCAGCGAGATTGGACCAGGAGCCCGTCAGCAAAGCCAAGCAAAGCCGAAGTGAAAAGAAGGCACGGAAA GCCATGTCCAAGCTGGGGCTGAGGCAGGTGGCTGGTGTTACCAGAGTAACCATCCGGAAATCCAAGAGCATCCTGTTTGTGATCGCCAAGCCAGACATCTACAAGAGCCCTGCGTCAGAGACGTACATTGTCTTTGGAGAAGCCAAG ATTGAAGATCTTTCCCAGCAGGCTCAGTTGGCCGCTGCTGAGAAGTTTAAGGTTCAAGGAGAGGTGATGTCGAACCTGcaggagcacacagagacacccacAGTGCATGAGGAGAGTGAGGACGAGGAG GTTGACGAAGCTGGTGTGGAGCAGAAGGACATTGagctggtgatgtcacaggccAATGTCTCACGGCCGAAGGCTGTGCGTGCTCTCAAGAACAACAATAATGACATTGTCAACGCCATCATG GAATTGACGATGTAG